Proteins encoded together in one Ipomoea triloba cultivar NCNSP0323 chromosome 4, ASM357664v1 window:
- the LOC116017083 gene encoding (13S,14R)-1,13-dihydroxy-N-methylcanadine 13-O-acetyltransferase AT1-like — protein sequence MALKVEVYQKEKVRPSSPTPQSLRNYKLSLLDILLATFYTPIVFFYDSRAGDHDYDELKDSLMKTLSILYPLAGRMKDGSTTIECNDEGADFVRANVTNCDLGEFLRHPKLEDISQLLPLDPKPNAIHPSQPMLAVQLNRFRCGGTAVAFCVWHGLADAGAMVGLFNTLAAINRGEEPSDPGGLVVDPSAIFRPGNFVRPMPRSLKNRGNYSSKRFIFGKQDIERLRNDYYHPSEHRHRPSRVKALSAFIWAAVIRAILPANPNLKTHLLANVVNLRKKLNPPLPSQCLGNISQVVAARWESEADGVEELLPGFL from the coding sequence ATGGCCCTGAAAGTTGAAGTTTACCAGAAAGAGAAAGTGAGGCCAAGTTCGCCAACTCCCCAAAGCTTGAGAAACTACAAGCTTTCTCTCCTTGATATATTACTCGCGACTTTTTATACCcccattgttttcttttacGACTCCCGCGCGGGCGACCACGATTATGATGAGCTCAAGGACTCGCTCATGAAGACACTGTCCATCTTGTATCCGCTCGCCGGAAGAATGAAAGATGGATCGACGACCATCGAATGCAACGACGAGGGTGCGGATTTTGTCCGAGCTAATGTTACAAATTGTGATTTGGGTGAGTTTCTCCGGCACCCTAAACTCGAAGATATAAGCCAGCTGCTCCCACTTGATCCCAAACCAAATGCTATTCACCCCTCTCAGCCTATGTTAGCTGTTCAGCTCAACAGGTTCCGCTGCGGCGGAACTGCGGTAGCGTTCTGCGTTTGGCACGGCCTGGCGGACGCCGGGGCGATGGTCGGATTATTTAATACATTGGCGGCAATCAACCGCGGGGAAGAACCCAGTGATCCAGGCGGCCTCGTCGTGGACCCCTCCGCAATTTTCAGGCCGGGGAACTTCGTCAGGCCAATGCCCCGTTCCCTCAAGAACCGAGGAAATTACTCCTCGAAAAGATTTATTTTTGGCAAGCAGGATATCGAGCGGCTCAGGAACGATTATTATCACCCATCGGAGCACCGCCACCGTCCGTCTAGGGTGAAGGCGTTGTCGGCGTTCATTTGGGCGGCGGTGATACGAGCAATTCTACCGGCGAACCCAAACCTGAAGACGCATTTGCTGGCAAATGTGGTGAATTTGCGAAAGAAGTTGAACCCGCCACTCCCTTCGCAGTGCCTAGGCAACATCAGCCAAGTGGTGGCCGCTCGGTGGGAATCGGAAGCCGACGGGGTGGAAGAGTTACTGCCGGGTTTCTTGTAG